A stretch of Aerococcus christensenii DNA encodes these proteins:
- a CDS encoding ribose-phosphate diphosphokinase: protein MSDIKVFSLNSNEPLAEKIAACMGVELGKIVVNHFSDGEIHINIEESIRGDHVFIIQSTSAPVNDNLMELLIMIDACRRASAEQINVVIPYFGYARQDRKSKPREPITSKLVANMIEKTGATRVLVLDLHAAQIQGFFDIPVDHLYGASLLANYFLDNPNYVEKDIVVVSPDHGGVTRARKLAEFLNAPLAIIDKRRPRANVAEVMNIVGDVRGKDCIIIDDIIDTAGTITVASKALMEAGATSVNVCCTHPVLSGPAIERLQNSDIREIIVTDTINLPEEKKIDKIKVVTVAELIAEAIIRIQNNESVSPLFREKFKGIRH from the coding sequence ATGTCTGATATAAAAGTATTTTCTCTTAATTCCAATGAACCATTGGCTGAGAAGATTGCGGCATGTATGGGAGTAGAATTAGGAAAGATTGTGGTTAACCACTTTAGTGATGGTGAAATTCATATTAACATTGAAGAATCCATCCGTGGGGATCATGTCTTCATTATTCAATCTACCTCAGCGCCCGTAAACGATAACTTGATGGAGTTATTGATTATGATTGATGCTTGCCGTCGAGCAAGCGCTGAACAAATTAATGTGGTCATTCCTTATTTTGGTTATGCTCGTCAAGATAGAAAATCAAAACCACGGGAGCCGATCACATCCAAATTAGTTGCTAATATGATTGAAAAGACTGGAGCAACTCGTGTGCTTGTTTTGGATTTACATGCAGCACAAATTCAAGGATTCTTTGATATCCCAGTAGATCATCTCTATGGGGCGTCCTTATTAGCTAATTATTTCCTAGATAATCCTAACTATGTTGAAAAAGATATTGTAGTGGTTTCTCCTGACCACGGTGGAGTAACGCGTGCGCGTAAATTAGCTGAGTTCCTTAACGCGCCTCTAGCTATTATTGATAAACGTCGTCCGCGAGCTAATGTGGCAGAAGTAATGAATATTGTTGGAGATGTTCGGGGTAAGGACTGCATCATTATTGATGATATCATTGATACAGCAGGAACTATTACAGTAGCTTCTAAAGCTTTGATGGAAGCGGGGGCAACTTCTGTGAATGTTTGCTGTACCCATCCTGTACTTTCCGGCCCTGCTATTGAGCGGTTGCAAAATTCAGATATTCGAGAAATTATAGTTACAGATACTATCAATCTTCCAGAAGAAAAGAAGATTGACAAGATTAAAGTGGTAACAGTGGCAGAACTGATTGCAGAAGCCATTATTCGGATTCAAAATAATGAATCTGTGAGTCCATTGTTCAGAGAGAAATTCAAAGGCATTCGACACTAA
- the pth gene encoding aminoacyl-tRNA hydrolase, translated as MKLVVGLGNPGKEYENTRHNAGFIVVNEWAYRSHEEFNRQAFNGVYFQKQVAGEKVLVVKPTTFMNLSGQCVAGFMNYYKLDLEDLLVVYDDMDMEVGRLRLRKKGSAGGHNGMKDIIKCLSSQEIQRIKLGIGHPKGKGSVVNHVLGHFSTEEKEDMLESTTLAADAIEDWIQGVSFEQLMNRYNH; from the coding sequence ATGAAGTTAGTAGTAGGGTTAGGAAATCCAGGCAAAGAATATGAAAATACACGACATAATGCCGGTTTTATTGTGGTGAATGAATGGGCTTATCGCAGTCATGAGGAGTTTAATCGGCAGGCTTTTAATGGCGTTTATTTTCAAAAGCAAGTGGCTGGCGAAAAAGTTCTCGTAGTAAAGCCTACAACATTTATGAATTTATCCGGACAATGTGTGGCTGGCTTCATGAATTATTACAAATTAGATTTAGAAGATCTTTTAGTGGTTTATGATGATATGGATATGGAAGTTGGACGTTTACGTTTAAGGAAAAAAGGTTCTGCTGGCGGACATAATGGAATGAAAGATATTATCAAATGCTTAAGCAGCCAAGAAATTCAACGGATAAAGTTAGGAATTGGGCATCCTAAGGGCAAAGGCTCCGTGGTAAACCATGTCCTTGGGCACTTTTCAACTGAAGAAAAGGAAGACATGTTAGAAAGTACTACCTTAGCAGCAGATGCTATTGAAGATTGGATACAGGGTGTTTCCTTTGAGCAATTGATGAATCGTTACAATCACTAA
- a CDS encoding DEAD/DEAH box helicase yields MENQTRYPLNVENQGNLTENERKLLLIWQSQGFDKASLIQEKAYLPIRQGENIQGISPTGTGKTLAYLLPLLANTEANHYLQLVIVAPTQELAGQIQTVVKVWSKPLNLHSQLLVGGANLKRQIDQLKHKPEIIVGTLGRLNELADKKKIKLNQVKAFVLDEADQLGGEERLSFVKAFYDRLPRSCQTLAFQATVQESEKLSQVMDLTEVIDVRNQVGPNQNRKYTYIKMPVRKRIDGLRRLAHLEGMQALVFVRAKADIEKIKAQLTYHGIPCEGLHSDLSSQKRQQIMQAFHQGKLIYLLTTDVTSRGIDIPHLPYVIEYDLATDQESYIHRAGRTARMGKSGTIISLVNNDHVIRELKHLLPKDQVLVEYFLYEGELRDCPPEKTFDKTKATLKKKKEKKNKARPNVLLGKEKPHKKKNRKRQQKNKGAGRFKK; encoded by the coding sequence ATGGAAAATCAAACAAGATATCCTTTAAATGTAGAAAATCAAGGAAATTTAACTGAAAATGAGAGAAAATTACTTCTTATTTGGCAAAGCCAGGGATTTGATAAAGCAAGCTTGATCCAAGAAAAAGCTTATCTCCCTATTCGACAAGGGGAAAATATTCAAGGCATTTCACCTACAGGAACTGGTAAAACATTAGCTTATTTGTTACCTCTATTAGCAAATACTGAAGCCAATCATTATTTACAACTTGTGATCGTAGCCCCAACTCAGGAATTAGCTGGGCAAATTCAAACGGTTGTGAAAGTGTGGAGCAAACCTTTAAATTTACATTCTCAGCTATTGGTTGGAGGGGCTAATCTCAAACGGCAAATCGATCAGCTAAAACATAAGCCAGAGATCATAGTCGGAACGCTCGGAAGGCTAAATGAATTAGCAGATAAGAAAAAAATAAAATTAAATCAAGTGAAAGCTTTTGTCCTAGATGAAGCGGATCAACTAGGAGGAGAAGAGCGGTTAAGCTTTGTGAAAGCTTTCTATGATCGATTACCAAGAAGCTGTCAAACCTTAGCTTTTCAAGCTACGGTTCAGGAGAGCGAAAAGTTAAGTCAGGTGATGGATTTAACAGAAGTTATTGACGTGAGAAATCAGGTTGGCCCTAATCAGAATCGAAAATATACCTATATAAAAATGCCTGTCAGGAAACGCATAGACGGGCTCAGACGATTGGCTCATTTAGAAGGAATGCAAGCCTTAGTCTTTGTTCGGGCAAAAGCAGATATTGAAAAAATTAAAGCTCAGCTAACCTACCACGGGATTCCTTGCGAAGGGTTACATAGTGATTTATCTTCTCAAAAGCGTCAACAGATCATGCAGGCGTTTCATCAAGGAAAATTAATTTATTTACTAACGACAGATGTGACCAGTCGGGGAATTGATATTCCTCATTTACCTTATGTGATTGAGTATGATTTAGCGACTGATCAAGAAAGTTATATTCATCGAGCTGGGCGTACAGCAAGAATGGGTAAGTCGGGAACGATTATTAGCTTGGTCAATAATGACCATGTTATTCGAGAGTTGAAACATTTATTGCCTAAAGATCAAGTTCTCGTCGAATATTTCTTGTATGAGGGAGAACTTAGGGATTGCCCACCAGAGAAGACTTTTGACAAAACAAAAGCAACCTTGAAAAAGAAAAAAGAAAAGAAAAATAAGGCAAGGCCAAACGTTCTTCTCGGTAAGGAAAAACCGCATAAAAAGAAAAATAGAAAACGACAGCAGAAAAATAAAGGGGCAGGTCGCTTTAAAAAGTGA
- a CDS encoding RNA-binding S4 domain-containing protein, translating into MRLDKFLKLARIIKRRTVAKEVTDQGRVLINQHPAKSGSQVKVGDQITIDFANKELTIEVLALMDSPKKEEASSMYKIHLEKYKTNSAYPEFY; encoded by the coding sequence ATGAGATTAGATAAATTTTTGAAATTAGCGCGTATTATTAAACGGCGAACAGTTGCCAAAGAAGTGACCGATCAAGGGCGGGTTCTGATTAACCAGCACCCAGCTAAATCCGGAAGTCAGGTTAAAGTAGGCGATCAAATTACGATTGATTTTGCCAATAAGGAATTAACGATTGAAGTTTTAGCCTTGATGGATTCTCCTAAAAAAGAAGAAGCAAGCAGTATGTACAAAATTCATTTGGAAAAATACAAAACAAACTCTGCTTATCCAGAATTTTATTAA
- the glmU gene encoding bifunctional UDP-N-acetylglucosamine diphosphorylase/glucosamine-1-phosphate N-acetyltransferase GlmU, producing the protein MKRFAIILAAGKGTRMKSKKYKVLHEVAHKPMVEHVLDHVSSAGFEKVITIVGFGAEEVKKVLGSRTKFALQEEQLGTGHAVLQAEQFLGREKGTTLVICGDTPLISQEVLESLVQKHAEEGAKATILTAQTEHPFGYGRIIRDQDGLVQKIVEEKDSTEEEKRVTEINTGTYVFDNESLFECLHQVGNDNAQGEYYLPDVIGILQAQGERIAAYQMEDFSASLGVNDRVALAKANQLFYQRNNEKWMKAGVTLVDPSSTYIDPEVVIGEDTVLEANVRLLGKTTIGPDCVIDAYSTIRDSQIGQGVVIQSSQIEESQVGDYVTIGPMAHLRPKSKLEDYVHIGNFVEVKNATLGKHTKAGHLTYIGDADLGEDINVSCGVIFCNYDGVQKYRSQIGDHSFIGSNANLVAPVNVSDHSFIAAGSTITKDVPSKALALGRSKQVNKENYWDKLPISKNQSNS; encoded by the coding sequence ATGAAACGTTTTGCTATTATATTAGCTGCAGGTAAAGGGACAAGAATGAAGTCCAAAAAATATAAGGTGTTACATGAAGTGGCTCATAAGCCTATGGTTGAACATGTCTTGGATCATGTGTCTTCAGCGGGATTTGAGAAAGTTATAACGATTGTAGGATTCGGAGCTGAAGAAGTGAAAAAAGTTTTAGGATCACGGACGAAGTTTGCTCTGCAAGAAGAACAATTAGGAACAGGCCATGCGGTTTTACAAGCGGAACAGTTTTTAGGCCGAGAAAAGGGAACAACTTTAGTGATTTGTGGGGATACGCCTTTAATTAGCCAAGAAGTTTTAGAATCTTTAGTCCAAAAGCACGCGGAAGAAGGAGCGAAAGCAACGATTCTTACGGCTCAAACGGAGCACCCTTTTGGTTATGGACGGATTATTCGCGACCAAGATGGATTGGTTCAAAAAATTGTGGAAGAAAAAGATTCGACAGAAGAAGAGAAACGTGTGACAGAAATTAATACGGGAACCTATGTATTCGATAATGAAAGTCTCTTTGAATGCTTGCACCAAGTAGGCAATGATAACGCACAAGGAGAATATTATCTACCAGATGTGATTGGAATTCTTCAAGCACAGGGTGAGCGAATTGCTGCGTATCAAATGGAGGATTTTAGTGCATCTTTAGGAGTAAATGATCGTGTAGCTTTGGCGAAAGCTAACCAACTTTTCTATCAAAGAAATAATGAAAAGTGGATGAAAGCAGGAGTTACCTTAGTAGATCCCTCTTCTACTTATATTGATCCAGAAGTGGTTATTGGAGAAGATACAGTGCTAGAGGCTAATGTCCGCCTCTTAGGTAAAACGACAATTGGACCGGATTGTGTTATTGATGCCTATTCGACAATTAGAGATAGTCAAATTGGACAGGGAGTGGTTATTCAATCCTCTCAAATTGAAGAGTCTCAAGTAGGCGATTATGTCACGATTGGACCAATGGCACACCTTCGGCCAAAGTCTAAACTTGAGGATTATGTTCATATTGGAAATTTTGTGGAAGTGAAGAATGCTACTTTAGGCAAACATACCAAAGCCGGCCACCTCACTTATATTGGAGATGCTGATCTCGGAGAAGATATTAATGTTTCGTGTGGTGTTATTTTCTGCAATTATGATGGTGTTCAGAAATATCGGAGTCAAATCGGAGACCATAGCTTTATCGGTTCCAATGCTAACCTGGTGGCACCAGTGAATGTCAGTGATCATAGTTTTATTGCAGCGGGGTCTACAATTACCAAAGATGTGCCTTCTAAGGCGCTGGCTTTAGGACGCTCCAAACAGGTAAACAAGGAAAATTATTGGGATAAACTCCCAATTTCTAAAAATCAATCGAATTCCTGA
- the mfd gene encoding transcription-repair coupling factor translates to MDLERYFQNYIFTENVKKSLSKGHRVLYLGLQGTAKAYVCQAIASSAKGRKLLVIVNNLLNAEKLSEDLANFYPEDRIKVYTTPETVVEDLAIQSPEALSDRLQVMEWLAQEDQDGIVICSLFALKRAVLPLKEWKEWTLSIEKGQDLSVSDLQERLNSLGYVRTQATMKPGEMSVRGDIVDCYPLHLPYPVRCSLGFDEVEKITYFDPNTQKSIEEKNRVTIIPAKEWLIRGENLSQALKDLQTYKRNYLANLSDVEVRERLTAAFEEEEQVWKEGKITEKTPFFYQAICSKQETLLDYFSKEDRIVVDDLPRLLEINHEIDQSAALFFQDKLEQGLLPGLENYYQNFAEVIHHVSQPLFYFAQWQRGYGNIHFDCVHSFQTRPITTFHQQMESLKIEIEAWLNRKRTVVIYINQADKLRELEETLNALSIFSQVSLSGEIFEGKVNLLLGHLNAGIEFVEGRLVLMGEGDIYHSQPKRRRQFSSVLSNAERLKSYQELKPGDYVVHINHGIGQFIGIETLEVLGTHKDYLTIMYADKASIHVPIDQMDLVQKYVSSEGKAPRLNKMGGSEWHKTKQKVSRQIEDIADDLIDLYAKRQMEEGYAFSPDTSEQAEFEAAFPYVETEDQLRSIQEIKADMEKIQPMDRLLVGDVGFGKTEVAMRAAFKALMDGKQVAFLVPTTVLAQQHYETLSERFREYPFTVELLSRFRTTSEQKEVIAGLKQGSVNLVVGTHRLLSQDVSFLDLGLLVVDEEQRFGVKDKERLKKLRENVDVLTLTATPIPRTLNMSMMGVRDLSVIETPPANRYPVQTYVMEQNYGAVKDAIERELARNGQVFYLFNNVKAIQEKASEIHQLVPEARVAIAHGRMTANQLEEVLMDFLSGDDDVLVTTTIIETGIDMPNVNTLLVEKADRMGLSTLYQLRGRVGRSNRVAYAYFMYEPNKMLNETSEKRLMALRDFTELGSGFKIAMRDLSIRGAGNLLGKQQHGFVNSVGYDLFQQMLEEAIQKKQGKLPKKRALITELDLQVDAYIPSTYISDENQKVEIYKRVNRLTTIDAMWDLDEELLDRFGEPPIEVQWLLNVGGIKGLASQNGIEKIQQRGHALTLIFAKQEDPQTLTSEIFQALSDIPMKVQMKMDEQKLMLQLNTGELKVDAWLDYLIQFNDRLKTLHQNNQKKEANENS, encoded by the coding sequence ATGGATTTAGAAAGGTATTTTCAAAATTATATTTTTACAGAGAATGTGAAAAAGAGCTTAAGTAAGGGACATAGAGTTTTATATTTAGGCTTACAAGGGACAGCGAAGGCTTATGTTTGTCAAGCCATTGCTTCTTCAGCTAAAGGGCGAAAACTTCTCGTTATCGTAAACAATTTGCTCAACGCAGAGAAATTGAGTGAAGATCTCGCTAATTTTTATCCAGAAGATCGTATAAAAGTCTATACCACGCCGGAAACTGTTGTTGAGGATTTGGCGATTCAGAGTCCAGAAGCTTTAAGTGACCGTTTACAAGTGATGGAGTGGTTGGCTCAAGAGGATCAGGATGGTATTGTGATTTGTTCTTTATTTGCTTTGAAAAGGGCAGTTTTGCCACTCAAAGAGTGGAAAGAATGGACTTTATCTATTGAAAAGGGGCAAGACTTATCCGTTTCAGATCTTCAGGAGCGGCTGAATAGTTTAGGCTATGTACGTACGCAGGCAACTATGAAACCGGGAGAGATGAGTGTTAGAGGAGATATTGTAGATTGTTATCCCCTCCATCTGCCTTACCCTGTTCGCTGTTCCTTAGGTTTTGATGAAGTGGAGAAAATCACATACTTTGATCCTAATACGCAGAAAAGTATAGAAGAAAAAAACCGTGTGACGATTATCCCAGCTAAGGAATGGCTGATAAGAGGAGAAAACTTATCCCAAGCACTAAAGGATCTTCAAACCTATAAACGAAATTATTTAGCAAATCTTTCGGATGTAGAAGTTCGCGAACGATTAACTGCTGCTTTTGAGGAAGAAGAGCAAGTTTGGAAAGAAGGGAAAATCACTGAGAAAACGCCTTTCTTTTATCAAGCGATATGTTCTAAACAAGAAACTTTGTTAGATTATTTTTCGAAAGAAGATAGGATCGTAGTGGATGATTTGCCAAGATTACTGGAGATTAACCATGAAATTGATCAATCTGCGGCGCTCTTTTTCCAAGATAAGTTAGAACAAGGGCTTCTGCCAGGACTAGAAAACTACTATCAGAATTTTGCTGAAGTCATTCATCACGTTTCGCAACCTCTTTTTTATTTCGCACAATGGCAACGCGGGTATGGCAATATTCATTTTGATTGTGTTCATTCTTTTCAAACGCGGCCTATTACAACCTTTCACCAGCAGATGGAGAGTTTAAAAATAGAAATTGAAGCTTGGCTCAACAGGAAACGGACGGTCGTTATTTATATCAATCAAGCTGATAAGTTAAGAGAACTTGAAGAAACTTTAAATGCCTTATCGATTTTTTCGCAAGTGAGTTTGTCTGGAGAAATTTTTGAAGGGAAAGTGAATCTCCTTTTAGGACACTTGAATGCAGGTATTGAGTTTGTAGAAGGTCGATTGGTCTTAATGGGGGAAGGAGATATCTATCACAGTCAGCCAAAACGTCGGCGGCAGTTTTCCTCTGTCTTATCGAATGCAGAACGGTTAAAATCTTATCAAGAATTAAAACCGGGAGACTATGTTGTTCATATTAATCATGGAATTGGACAGTTTATAGGTATAGAAACACTAGAAGTGTTAGGAACACATAAAGATTATTTGACGATTATGTATGCCGATAAGGCAAGTATTCATGTTCCTATTGATCAAATGGACTTGGTTCAAAAATATGTTTCCTCTGAAGGTAAAGCTCCTCGTTTGAATAAAATGGGAGGCAGTGAATGGCATAAAACCAAGCAAAAAGTTAGTCGGCAGATTGAAGATATTGCAGATGATTTAATTGATCTTTATGCCAAGAGACAGATGGAAGAAGGCTATGCTTTCTCTCCAGATACTTCGGAACAAGCAGAATTTGAAGCGGCTTTTCCCTATGTGGAAACAGAAGATCAGTTACGCTCTATTCAAGAAATTAAGGCGGATATGGAAAAAATTCAACCCATGGATCGTTTGCTTGTGGGAGATGTCGGTTTTGGAAAAACAGAAGTAGCTATGCGGGCAGCTTTTAAAGCCTTAATGGATGGCAAACAAGTAGCCTTTTTAGTCCCGACGACTGTACTTGCTCAGCAACACTACGAAACGTTGAGTGAACGATTCAGAGAATATCCTTTTACGGTGGAATTGTTAAGTCGCTTTCGGACAACTTCTGAACAAAAAGAAGTGATTGCTGGCTTAAAGCAAGGAAGTGTGAATCTTGTTGTAGGGACTCATCGCTTACTTTCTCAAGATGTTTCATTTTTGGATTTGGGACTATTAGTCGTAGACGAAGAACAACGCTTCGGTGTGAAGGATAAGGAGCGATTAAAGAAGCTTCGGGAAAATGTGGACGTTCTTACCTTAACAGCAACCCCTATTCCTCGTACTTTAAACATGTCGATGATGGGGGTAAGAGATTTAAGTGTGATTGAAACGCCCCCAGCTAACCGTTATCCTGTTCAAACCTATGTAATGGAGCAGAATTATGGAGCGGTTAAGGATGCTATTGAGCGAGAATTAGCCCGAAACGGCCAAGTCTTTTATCTTTTTAACAATGTGAAAGCGATCCAAGAAAAGGCGTCAGAAATTCATCAATTGGTCCCAGAAGCTCGAGTAGCGATTGCTCACGGACGAATGACAGCTAATCAATTGGAAGAAGTCTTAATGGACTTCTTATCTGGAGATGATGATGTGTTAGTGACTACAACTATTATCGAAACAGGAATTGATATGCCGAATGTTAATACCTTGCTCGTTGAAAAGGCGGACCGCATGGGCCTTTCGACACTTTATCAATTAAGAGGAAGGGTTGGTCGGTCTAATCGAGTAGCTTATGCTTACTTTATGTATGAACCCAATAAAATGTTGAATGAAACGAGTGAAAAACGACTCATGGCCCTAAGAGATTTTACAGAATTAGGGAGTGGTTTTAAAATTGCTATGCGAGATTTATCTATTCGCGGAGCTGGGAATCTCTTAGGAAAACAACAACATGGCTTTGTGAATTCTGTGGGGTACGATCTTTTCCAACAAATGTTAGAAGAAGCGATTCAAAAGAAACAAGGTAAGTTGCCTAAGAAACGTGCCTTAATTACAGAATTAGATTTACAAGTGGATGCTTATATCCCGTCTACTTATATTTCAGATGAAAATCAAAAAGTGGAAATTTATAAACGGGTGAATCGCTTGACAACGATAGATGCAATGTGGGACTTAGATGAAGAATTATTAGACCGTTTTGGAGAACCTCCAATAGAAGTTCAGTGGCTCTTAAACGTAGGGGGGATTAAAGGGCTAGCGAGTCAAAATGGAATTGAAAAAATTCAGCAAAGAGGACATGCTCTGACTTTAATTTTTGCAAAACAAGAAGATCCACAAACACTTACTTCCGAAATTTTCCAAGCTTTATCTGATATTCCCATGAAAGTGCAAATGAAAATGGATGAGCAAAAATTAATGTTACAACTCAATACAGGAGAGTTAAAAGTAGATGCTTGGTTAGATTATTTAATACAATTTAATGACCGATTAAAAACGTTACATCAAAATAATCAGAAAAAAGAGGCCAATGAAAACAGCTAG
- the uvrC gene encoding excinuclease ABC subunit UvrC: protein MASEWIEKKLKLLPKKPGCYLMKDKNRRIIYIGKAKNLFNRVHSYFKSHHTGKTAQLVQEIADFEIIMTTTNKESLLLEINLIKRYKPHYNILLKYGTMYPYLKITREKDPQLLITSNVQKDGGLYFGPYPNINAATATRDLLQKIYPLRKCSRKEKRACFYYHLGQCIGCCDHPIDPKTYQKQIQHITQFLNGNVKTIKKDLQQKMQLAAENLQFERAADYRDQIHYIEQTVEPQNIMSKHYNNRDVFAYYYDHGWISIQVFLLRQFSIIKRKSALFPCYNTPEEEMTTYIAQFYHNSCHTLPKEILVPKTIDKSLLKEALNISVVTPQRGDKHKMLILAQENAQLAHEQKFKLLEMNEQKTRGAVQELSQALSLPYLHTIESFDFSNIQGADNVCGMVVYEEGKPKKSAYRKFKIKSFQGANEFAASQEVIRRRYSRLLKENKPLPHLILMDGGSIEVHAARQVLKEELGLESLPVAGMVKDDKHRTSYLIFGEGLSAVPLDPKSQAFHLVQRIQIEVDRYAKTFHRQLHSKNSFKSRLENLPGVGPKTRQKVLNHFKSLKNIRNASIKDIQSLGIPLKQATAIHELAIALTSSQK from the coding sequence ATGGCTAGCGAATGGATTGAAAAAAAATTAAAATTACTCCCTAAAAAACCTGGCTGTTATCTCATGAAAGATAAAAATCGGCGTATTATCTATATTGGCAAAGCCAAGAATCTTTTTAATCGCGTGCATTCCTATTTTAAAAGTCATCATACAGGCAAAACTGCACAACTTGTTCAAGAAATTGCTGATTTTGAAATTATTATGACCACTACAAATAAGGAAAGCCTTCTCTTAGAAATCAATCTCATCAAGCGCTACAAACCACATTACAACATCCTATTAAAATACGGGACCATGTATCCTTATCTTAAAATTACTCGAGAAAAAGATCCTCAACTTCTTATCACTTCCAATGTTCAAAAAGATGGTGGCCTTTATTTTGGACCTTATCCTAACATCAACGCGGCCACTGCAACCAGAGATCTCCTCCAAAAGATTTATCCTCTAAGGAAATGTTCAAGAAAGGAAAAAAGAGCTTGCTTTTACTACCATTTGGGACAATGTATTGGCTGCTGTGATCATCCCATTGATCCCAAAACTTACCAAAAACAAATTCAACACATTACTCAATTTTTAAATGGAAATGTGAAAACCATAAAAAAAGATCTTCAACAGAAAATGCAACTAGCTGCTGAAAACCTCCAATTCGAAAGAGCTGCCGACTATAGAGATCAAATCCATTATATTGAACAAACTGTAGAACCGCAAAATATCATGAGTAAGCATTATAATAATCGAGATGTTTTTGCCTATTACTATGATCATGGCTGGATAAGTATTCAAGTCTTTCTCCTCAGACAATTTTCAATTATCAAGCGTAAATCTGCTCTCTTCCCTTGCTATAATACCCCCGAAGAAGAAATGACGACCTACATTGCCCAGTTCTACCATAATTCTTGTCATACTTTACCCAAAGAAATTCTCGTCCCTAAAACGATCGATAAATCTCTACTTAAAGAAGCTCTTAATATTTCTGTCGTCACACCTCAACGTGGAGATAAGCACAAAATGCTCATCCTCGCCCAAGAGAATGCCCAGTTAGCCCATGAGCAAAAATTTAAATTACTAGAAATGAACGAACAAAAAACTCGAGGGGCAGTCCAAGAGCTGAGTCAAGCTCTTAGCTTGCCTTATCTACATACTATTGAAAGTTTTGACTTTTCTAACATCCAAGGGGCCGATAATGTCTGTGGGATGGTTGTTTATGAAGAAGGGAAACCTAAAAAATCCGCTTATCGAAAATTTAAAATCAAATCCTTCCAAGGAGCCAATGAATTTGCAGCTAGCCAAGAAGTTATTCGCAGACGATACAGTCGCCTTCTGAAAGAAAATAAGCCCCTTCCTCACTTAATTTTAATGGACGGAGGAAGTATTGAAGTTCATGCTGCACGTCAAGTATTAAAAGAAGAATTAGGGTTAGAAAGCCTCCCCGTGGCAGGCATGGTTAAAGATGATAAGCATCGCACTTCCTATTTAATTTTTGGAGAAGGCCTCTCTGCTGTCCCGCTGGATCCCAAATCTCAAGCTTTCCATCTCGTACAACGCATTCAAATAGAAGTCGACCGTTACGCTAAAACTTTTCATCGGCAACTTCATAGTAAAAATTCCTTCAAATCGCGTTTAGAAAATCTTCCAGGTGTCGGCCCTAAAACACGTCAAAAAGTATTAAATCACTTTAAAAGTCTTAAAAATATTCGTAATGCTTCCATTAAGGACATTCAATCCTTAGGCATTCCACTAAAACAAGCGACAGCTATTCATGAACTTGCTATCGCATTAACTTCTTCCCAAAAATAA
- a CDS encoding metallophosphoesterase — protein MKHRLGSLVKTALCLGGALAYYYYQNYCLQSTHYILESPVYPSQMEGLKIVHLSDLNLPEQRVPFSQLIRKVKKECPGMIALTGNLIHQELAFNPQELKAFASELVAIAPTFMVYGDHEVQSTYSRLMEECLQASGVKMLHDQAITWNYQGDSITIMGLMEKVNRHFLKRDPLKFIRLSKEQEALPKILLAHHPEAFLRYHDQDEKSPDLVLTGHAQGGQIQVPGIGGLYAPNQGYFPSYTEGVYRLPGNRYKGMVISRGIGQPQWEFRLHNRSEMVCVTLVKDWQAFKSRYMK, from the coding sequence ATGAAACATCGATTAGGGTCACTTGTTAAAACTGCCCTATGCTTAGGCGGGGCGCTGGCGTATTACTATTATCAAAATTATTGCTTGCAATCGACACATTATATCTTGGAGAGTCCGGTTTATCCTTCACAAATGGAAGGATTAAAAATCGTTCACTTATCAGATTTAAATCTTCCAGAGCAGAGAGTTCCTTTCTCTCAATTAATTCGAAAAGTGAAAAAAGAATGTCCAGGGATGATTGCCCTTACAGGAAATCTCATTCATCAAGAATTAGCTTTTAATCCTCAAGAATTAAAAGCTTTTGCTTCGGAATTGGTGGCTATTGCACCTACCTTTATGGTCTATGGCGATCATGAAGTGCAAAGTACTTATTCTCGGCTTATGGAAGAATGTCTACAAGCAAGCGGGGTAAAAATGTTGCATGATCAAGCCATTACTTGGAACTATCAGGGAGACTCCATTACCATCATGGGCTTGATGGAAAAAGTGAATCGTCATTTTTTGAAGCGAGATCCTTTAAAATTTATTCGCTTAAGTAAGGAGCAGGAGGCTTTGCCTAAAATCCTTCTTGCTCACCATCCGGAAGCCTTCCTTCGTTATCATGATCAAGATGAAAAATCTCCAGATCTGGTTTTGACGGGTCATGCTCAAGGTGGACAGATTCAAGTTCCAGGAATAGGGGGCCTTTATGCTCCCAATCAAGGCTATTTTCCTTCGTATACAGAAGGGGTTTATCGCTTGCCAGGAAACCGTTACAAAGGAATGGTTATCTCACGGGGAATTGGACAGCCCCAATGGGAATTTCGTCTCCACAATCGTTCAGAGATGGTGTGTGTTACCCTCGTGAAGGATTGGCAAGCCTTTAAGAGTCGCTATATGAAGTGA